In Geopsychrobacter electrodiphilus DSM 16401, a single window of DNA contains:
- a CDS encoding DUF4203 domain-containing protein: MNLLQIFMGATLLLAGRRLFWLAVGIMGFLFGFNWMSYHLMSWPAWSAWLIAAGLGLLCALGAIFLQRVSFGIMGFLAGGYLLVKLLLVLEVQSDPAPVLLFLLGGVIGAVLALVSVDWVLLTLTSLVGAAVISEDISVGPWLSGLLFLGLTLIGIAVQSASLRNKDERIPAPSRHR, from the coding sequence ATGAATCTTCTGCAAATTTTTATGGGTGCCACACTCCTGCTGGCGGGACGACGCCTGTTCTGGTTGGCGGTGGGAATTATGGGGTTTCTGTTCGGCTTCAACTGGATGAGCTACCACCTGATGAGTTGGCCCGCCTGGAGTGCCTGGCTCATTGCAGCCGGCCTCGGCCTTCTCTGCGCGCTCGGCGCGATTTTTCTGCAGCGGGTCTCCTTTGGTATCATGGGCTTTCTGGCCGGCGGTTATCTGCTAGTAAAACTGCTGCTCGTCCTGGAAGTCCAAAGTGATCCGGCTCCGGTTCTACTCTTTTTACTGGGCGGCGTGATCGGCGCAGTTCTGGCTCTCGTCTCAGTGGACTGGGTGTTGCTGACGCTCACGTCCCTCGTCGGGGCAGCGGTCATAAGCGAAGACATCAGCGTCGGCCCCTGGCTCTCAGGTTTGCTATTTCTCGGTCTGACTCTGATTGGAATCGCGGTCCAATCGGCCAGCTTAAGAAATAAAGATGAGCGTATTCCCGCTCCTTCACGCCACAGGTAA
- a CDS encoding glucan 1,4-alpha-glucosidase gives MEASTHNAPGWPGIPARWTSSAKSGVGASFGTHSRVWFTLSHGIFNEIYYPRIDQACARDMGLIITAGNDFLAEEKRDTQSRVHWLSEGVPAFGLVNTCHQGRFRIEKQILTDPRRDAVLQQTRFSATQGQLADYRLHVLLAPHLGNQGAGNTAWIGDYKGVPMLFAERDGLALALACSAPWGKRSAGFVGFSDGWQDLLANHQLTWDYTRAENGNVALAAEIDLTAGQGEFLLALGFGRNSAEAGNRARAALQDGFPSAQKGYSDEWRIWQKQLLPLDAEHQEGQQNFYRVSTAVVRSHESLNFPGGLIASLSIPWGFDKGDNDLGGYHLAWPRDLVESAGGLLAAGGKQEVRRVLGFLQATQEADGHWAQNMWLDGSPYWHGVQMDETALPVLLVDLARREKALTKADLTRFWPMVLAAATYLVRNGPVSQQDRWEEDPGYSPFTVAAEIAALLAAAELADLQQESGIANYLCETADSWYTAIDRWMYVSGTDWCQKYQVAGYYVRIAPVEDDDGLTRFQTSIPVKNVAPEQAASPACHLVSPDALALVRFGLRAADDPRILDTLKVVDALLKTETSQGPVWHRYNGDGYGEHADGSPFDGTGIGRAWPLLTGERAHFELAAGRVAEAKRLRGTLESFAGAEGLLPEQIWDAADIPERELFFGRPSGSAMPLVWAHAEHLKLLRSLHDGRVFDLPPQTVQRYLVDKTESPCMFWRFNHKIRSLAAGKSLRIETLFPSVIHWSDDSWQSRQDCPTLDTGLGVHFVDLPQAALKSGTTLVFTFYWSEANRWEGSDFSLNVE, from the coding sequence ATGGAAGCTTCAACACATAACGCACCCGGCTGGCCGGGCATTCCAGCACGCTGGACCTCCAGCGCCAAATCCGGTGTCGGGGCCTCCTTCGGCACCCACAGCCGGGTCTGGTTCACCTTAAGTCACGGCATCTTTAATGAAATCTATTATCCGCGCATTGATCAGGCCTGTGCGCGTGATATGGGCTTGATCATCACCGCCGGCAACGACTTTCTTGCCGAGGAGAAACGTGACACCCAGAGTCGCGTTCACTGGCTGAGCGAGGGAGTCCCGGCCTTCGGTCTGGTGAATACCTGCCATCAAGGCCGCTTCCGCATCGAAAAGCAGATCCTGACCGATCCACGGCGCGACGCAGTGCTGCAACAGACCCGCTTTAGCGCCACCCAGGGCCAGCTCGCCGATTATCGCCTGCATGTGCTGCTCGCACCCCATCTGGGCAATCAGGGGGCCGGCAATACCGCCTGGATCGGCGACTACAAGGGCGTCCCCATGTTGTTCGCCGAACGGGACGGCCTGGCCCTGGCGCTGGCCTGCTCTGCTCCCTGGGGCAAACGTTCGGCCGGGTTCGTCGGTTTTTCGGACGGCTGGCAGGACCTGCTGGCCAACCACCAGCTGACCTGGGACTACACGCGCGCCGAAAACGGTAACGTGGCCTTGGCCGCCGAGATCGACCTGACGGCGGGTCAAGGCGAATTTCTGCTGGCGCTGGGCTTTGGCCGCAATAGCGCCGAAGCCGGTAACCGTGCCCGCGCGGCACTGCAGGATGGCTTTCCGTCCGCCCAAAAGGGCTACTCCGACGAGTGGCGCATTTGGCAAAAACAGCTGCTCCCGCTGGATGCAGAACACCAGGAGGGGCAGCAGAATTTCTACCGAGTCAGCACTGCCGTGGTCCGCAGTCATGAATCCCTCAATTTCCCCGGCGGGCTCATCGCCAGCCTCTCGATCCCCTGGGGTTTCGACAAGGGCGACAACGATCTGGGCGGCTATCACCTCGCCTGGCCGCGCGATCTGGTTGAATCGGCGGGCGGCCTGCTGGCGGCCGGCGGCAAACAGGAGGTGCGCCGCGTGCTCGGTTTTCTGCAGGCCACGCAAGAGGCGGATGGCCACTGGGCGCAGAACATGTGGCTCGATGGTTCCCCCTACTGGCACGGGGTGCAAATGGACGAGACCGCCTTGCCAGTGTTGCTGGTCGATCTGGCGCGGCGGGAAAAGGCCCTGACCAAGGCCGATCTGACCCGTTTCTGGCCGATGGTGCTTGCCGCAGCGACCTATCTGGTACGCAACGGACCGGTCAGTCAGCAGGACCGCTGGGAGGAAGACCCCGGCTATTCCCCCTTCACCGTCGCAGCCGAGATCGCCGCGCTCCTGGCGGCTGCCGAACTGGCCGACCTGCAGCAGGAATCAGGTATCGCGAACTATCTGTGTGAGACCGCAGACAGCTGGTACACCGCCATTGATCGCTGGATGTATGTCAGCGGGACCGACTGGTGCCAGAAATATCAAGTTGCCGGCTATTACGTACGCATCGCGCCGGTCGAGGACGATGACGGCCTGACCCGTTTTCAGACCAGCATCCCGGTCAAAAACGTCGCGCCCGAACAGGCCGCAAGCCCCGCCTGCCATCTGGTCAGCCCCGACGCCCTGGCGCTGGTCCGTTTTGGTCTGCGCGCAGCCGATGACCCGCGCATCCTCGACACGCTCAAGGTAGTGGATGCCTTGCTCAAGACCGAGACCTCGCAGGGTCCGGTCTGGCATCGCTACAATGGCGACGGCTACGGCGAGCACGCCGACGGTAGCCCCTTTGACGGCACCGGCATCGGCCGCGCCTGGCCCTTACTGACCGGCGAACGCGCCCACTTCGAGTTGGCGGCGGGACGAGTCGCCGAAGCAAAACGCCTGCGAGGCACTCTGGAATCCTTCGCCGGAGCTGAAGGTTTGCTTCCTGAACAGATCTGGGACGCAGCGGATATTCCCGAACGTGAGCTGTTTTTCGGCCGCCCCTCCGGGTCGGCGATGCCGCTGGTCTGGGCCCACGCCGAACACCTGAAGCTGCTCCGTTCCCTGCATGACGGACGGGTCTTCGACCTGCCCCCGCAAACGGTGCAACGTTACCTGGTGGATAAAACCGAATCCCCCTGCATGTTCTGGCGCTTCAACCATAAAATCCGCTCGCTGGCAGCGGGAAAAAGTCTGCGCATCGAGACACTCTTCCCTTCGGTGATTCACTGGAGTGATGACAGCTGGCAAAGCAGGCAGGATTGTCCGACCCTTGACACAGGTCTCGGGGTGCATTTCGTCGATCTTCCGCAGGCCGCGCTCAAGAGCGGGACGACCCTGGTTTTCACCTTCTACTGGTCGGAAGCGAACCGCTGGGAGGGAAGTGATTTTTCGCTGAACGTCGAGTGA
- a CDS encoding ROK family protein codes for MNAKNCTIGVDLGGTKIKVALVTESGSILNKLKVATPAQDGPTAVIRKIVTAVHDLLQEEGISPHCLGIGVAGQIDSAGKTVRFAPNLNWHEVPLQAELQRELKLPVALLNDVRAATWGEWLFGAGKGCADMVCLFVGTGIGGSVVSGGRMLDGSSNSAGELGHMTVDLHGPLCNCGNRGCLEALAGGWAIARSAREAVTADPTGGALLKKMAEGSVAAITAALVARAAQSGDPLAGQIVARVSEALISGMVGLINAFNPERLVLGGGVIEGLPKLVGEVERGVKGKALQAALAQLQVLPALLHNDAGVIGAAAFAMQRCGTNKNPG; via the coding sequence ATGAATGCAAAAAATTGCACAATCGGGGTCGATCTGGGAGGCACAAAAATCAAGGTGGCCCTGGTGACCGAATCGGGCAGCATCCTGAACAAACTCAAAGTAGCTACCCCCGCCCAGGACGGTCCGACAGCTGTCATACGAAAAATCGTCACCGCGGTCCACGATCTTTTGCAAGAAGAAGGGATCTCCCCCCACTGTCTCGGGATCGGAGTCGCCGGACAGATCGATAGCGCTGGCAAAACCGTGCGTTTTGCCCCCAACCTGAATTGGCATGAGGTCCCGCTCCAGGCCGAACTGCAGAGAGAGCTTAAGCTGCCGGTCGCCCTGCTGAACGATGTGCGCGCGGCGACCTGGGGTGAATGGTTGTTCGGTGCCGGCAAAGGCTGCGCTGATATGGTCTGTCTGTTCGTCGGCACCGGCATCGGCGGCAGCGTTGTCAGCGGCGGCCGTATGCTTGACGGCAGCAGCAACAGCGCCGGCGAACTCGGCCACATGACAGTTGATCTGCACGGTCCCCTCTGCAACTGCGGCAATCGCGGCTGCCTCGAAGCTTTGGCTGGCGGCTGGGCCATCGCCCGGAGCGCCAGGGAGGCGGTGACCGCCGATCCCACTGGTGGAGCGCTGCTAAAAAAAATGGCGGAAGGTTCGGTGGCGGCAATCACAGCGGCACTCGTCGCCCGGGCCGCCCAATCCGGCGACCCACTGGCCGGCCAGATCGTTGCCAGGGTGAGCGAAGCCCTGATCAGTGGCATGGTTGGTCTGATCAACGCCTTCAACCCGGAACGGCTGGTGCTGGGCGGTGGCGTAATTGAGGGGCTGCCGAAGCTGGTTGGCGAGGTTGAGCGAGGGGTGAAGGGGAAAGCCCTGCAGGCCGCCCTCGCACAACTTCAGGTGCTCCCGGCTTTACTTCACAATGACGCCGGGGTGATTGGCGCGGCAGCCTTCGCCATGCAGCGCTGCGGCACAAATAAAAACCCGGGATGA